The window atcaaaatgtataAAGATAAAAACATTTCCCTCCATGATGCTTACAACATAAACATGGCGCATGGCGTCGCTGGTCTTGGGATACAGCGCCGGGCTCACTTGCATATGGGTTTTGATCACATCTGCTGGCTGAGTGGCAAGAGAAGCCAAAATCCCAGCCACCACACCGCAGCCAAAATTAACCAGTGGGGCAATGGATGACGAGCTGATTTCTGAGAAAGagataatgcattattaattaatgaaacatCAACAGATTACATCACATTGATAACCCATCAGAAGCTCACCCTGTGGTAAAGCCTTCTTGGCCTGGCTATAAAACATGACGTAGATGCCAGAGAATGGGGCGTCTCTGAGCAGAGTCGCTGTGAGCCCGGAGTAAAGAGCCTTGGGACCCTCATTCTGGCACACACTTTTGAGAGCTCCAGCTACACTTATGTAATTGTACCTCCCgctctgaaataaaacaagcaagaGGAAATAAACACAAAGATACAAGTGGTAAACATgcacttttaaatgtaaatgcagcTTGTCTGTAAGATTCCTCACCTCAAAACGAGTCTTAATGACTGTGAAAGGTAGCATGGCTACACCTGCCACACAACGAGCCCCTGCTCCGAGCAAAACCGCCTCCCCAGCGCTTGGGGACCCTTCCTGGAAATAATGCTGCTTCAGTGAGTAAAATGTGCTGAAGTAGATTCCTACACCAGGGATACAGCGCATGAATGACTGCAGGACAGAAAAACAGGGAGAATATTAACCAATTTCAATACGAAGTCTAAACCAATCACAtctaaatcagccaatcacagcaccaacttaatgcatttaggcatggagAGATCAAGACATGCTGTTGCAGTTAAAACAAAGCATCAAATGGAGAGGATTGGTCATTTTAGCGCCTTTGAATGTGGCACTGTTGTTGGTGCTAAACAGGCGGTTTAGTAGAGTTATTATGCACAaatatctctagggtttacagagaatgggcaaaaaaagaaagaaaaatatattcaGCAAGCAGAAGTTTTGTGTGCAAAAACTGCCATAAAAGGTAAGAGGAGAATAGCAAAACACAATATATAATTCTGaacagcacggtggctcagtggttagctctgttgcctcacagcaaaaaggtcgctggtttgagtcccggctgggtcagttggcatttctgtgtgaagtttgaatgttctccctgtgttggcatgggtttcctccgggtgctccggtttcccccagaatCTAAAGatgtgcactataggtgaattgaataaactaaattggccatagtgtatgactgttttccagtactgggttgcagctggaagagcatccgctgcataaaacatatgctggaatacttgGCAATCCATTCagctgtggcagcccctgataaataatggactaagccaaaggaaaatgaacataTAATTCTCACCACTAGAGGGTGCTTAATTACAACAAACAAAGACGCTGTCACTGAGTATGGAATCATGGAAGTTGTTGTCTTCATTGCATCATATGGAATGCTCAAAACGTCATATGGTGTGAactattttaagtaaataaatgtgaTGCTTTTGAAATGACAACAAGCTGTCAAGATCGGTGCAGTAAATACatagagaacttttaaacaaatgttattggaaggaaaataattaaaacattatggtaaatagagttaaaaattacgttttaaataataagtttaaagttttattggtgattgtatgggttttggccagactgAGTAGCAATGCACAAACAAAGTAAAATTAAGACATAaacatttaagacctacaacacaatatttcagtaaatttaagacatttagaTTCTGCAAAAACCCTGGTTTTAAAACGATAATGGCctcttttgcatttttaaaacactattttcGGGTCTCGAAAACTCCAGGGAGGTGCGGCATAAGGTGTAACCAAAGCAAAAGTTATGCCtttataaaactaaaatgtattagtgtaaacgaagCCATAGACCCCTCTAAAAGGCAAAATGGGGGTTAATGTGTAACAAAATAATAGTGGGtttgttttctaataaaaaaagaggaaaacatACAGTAAAGCATTATTACCACATTACATGTCATCTACTAAACAAAGGTTCAAATTAAATGTAGACTCCATATCTGAGATCAGATCACTAGTACTGTCGTGATATCAAACACAGAGACTCACTGGTGAAACCCCCTTCCACAGACCAAGCAGCTTTTCTGTGCGGATCACGTTGAAAAGGACTGTAATCATCCCCACTTTCGGAGCACTGGGAGACAAAGACAGAAATAGAAACGGTCATGGCAAACACGGGCAGAGAGGCAAAGAACGACACGCATGGAGCCAAAAACCTTTGCATTTCGATGGCAAGCTGAGcatatgagcacacacacacgattTGACATGGGGGTATAACGTTATTCTCTGCAAGGCTGAGAGAGGCAGACAATTTAATAATAGAGGACGACACTCCCACACAGCATACAGAGAGGGCACGGTTatataaacacagacacatacaATGACACTCACAAGTGTTTTGCCAAAAAAGAAAAGAGGAATAAACCCTCACAGTCACCACAACAACCAGAAGGCAAGCAAAACACAGTGTAAAACCAGTGAAAAAAGGTGGATTTTTCAGATCATATTACCTTTAGAATTTATAAGAACAAGATTTTCTATATATTGTAAATTTCAGTTGCGTGTTTATATGTAAAACTCATTGTAATAATGCTTGCGTTCTGATTTGCTGAATAGCTTTTATTGTGTCACTCTGGATTGTTGTGATTCTGCTAAATGGCTGAAGATGTGCTGGTAGTTTTAATGCATTACTATGCTGCTTCTTAGTTGTTgctacaatattttttatttatttataggtttTGTTATCCCAACCAAGCATCCCAGTTACTTTTacttaaaatggccaactttcaGAACGCCTACACAAAAAACACTAGTAATTAGAAGCTTTCGCATCTAGGCCCTGGCCATGGGCCGGAATAAGATTTtgaaggtatgataaccttggataaaattatcacttttttacattactgtgattgctgctctaaaatatattacttttaaatgtctgggtaaaaatctaaaacttttttttcccttcgaacacaatatattttattttgagaaacatttaaaatattttggaacagtaaacatgtcagactaaataattcaCATGAATCATTGACTTATACTGTCTTCATTAATTTCAAACACACAGATCTCTTCACAATCTAAAATGGCatcttggatatcttttctgctggagatactgttaaacttacatatactgtaggaacagtatagcaaaaaatgttagcatttaaaaccttgactttttcaaaccgtggtataccttcaaaacggttatcgtcccatgcctattcaCACCTGATAGATATAAGAACTAAAGAACTTACTAAAATTAGCCGTCAAGTCGGCGCACTGAGAACTTAATTTCCCCCTGGACCATTTTCCTAGTTACATTTCTTCCATCACTAAAAAAAACGATGGCAGCATCAAGCATGATATTCAGCAAAATAAACAATTGGTGGACTGCATGACTGGAGCTTGTTTTCATTGTGTTGTAAAAACAgatttgaagaaagctaaaagtTGTAATACCTGCTTTTTTGATAACAAATTTAGCTGTAGAGCCCAAATTTAGGAACttaaaaggtgcagtaggtgattgtcttcagaaacatttttgttgtgctggttgaaagtgttcacattccaatagtactgattatagagtaaatgatctaaatgtatttatatgtattaaactaaaacaaaaaaaatgttcatccaattaaatattgtcggactGACAAATAACTCGACATGtatctcaaactgtctgtcaaaacatttaaatgtgaatTTCTGCACAGCCTCTTTAAGCAGACAGCTACGTCACTCGCGCGCACACATACCGCTGACAGAGAGACGTCATCCAGCAAACTCTGCATCAACCTGAATTTCTTTCTGAAAGACCAGCGTGGCCTTGCATGCATGAAAAGAAAGATTGTTTCtaaaagaaaactgaaaattGGTCGCGCGACAACAGTtttatgcagtcgcacaaatgctcccaagtATATTTTGAGGGCCACAGATAAAATTTTGGGTGCATATGAGACCAAAGCAGTCGCAATGTTGAGACCTGTAATACCAGAAAAAGATCAAGACCGTTTATCTGCAGGCTTTTGTCTAGACAGGGCCACAGCAGGCATGTCTGTTGGTGGCGTCTCACCCTGGGTGCATGTTATTCTGCAAGGTCTGTAGTCTTGTCTTCACCAGATCCAGCGGCTGGAAGAGCAGAGTGGAGCAGGTGCCGCTGAGAGAGCCGCACATGAAGGCCTTCAGGGCAGGATGAGCCTGAGAGGACAAACCGAGAAGACAGAAACTGAGAAAACAAGGATTGATGAAGGCGGCAAAGGTTAACAGGAGCAAGCAGTATGAATAGATAGATACAAAATATGGAGTGACAGCAGAGGAGAAgacaaattactgtgaaaagaaTAAGGAGATGATGAGACTACAGTGCAAACAGCACTTTAAAGGGGTCATTTTAAAAACAGATGTACCAGTTATAAGTCCATTTGTATTTCTAGCACCAAAATAGGTTAAAGATTTCCACACTCACTCTCTGAGCCATTGAACCAAACCATCTGTTTTTGCCACTGCAAGAATAGAGACGAAGGGACTAATTTCTAAACAATATGGGTGGGATATTTTGTACAAATTTTGATCCTTATTTACAAGCTTATTTTGAGTGTAGCTCATTTGTATAGTCCAGTTTCTGGCCCAGGTATACTTCCTTTTCCACGTTCTGCTGTCTCATGAAAAAACTGTACCCATGCAGCTTTCATATCGTACTCAATGGGGGCATTTGACACATGTGCAGTGCCACCAGGTGACTGTGTTCTGTTTGAACTTTCACCTCGCTTCTGCACATGTATTGCCTGCATGGACTGAAATCTGCATGTGCATGAATTGTCACAGAATGTGGTTGGCTGAAgtatactttggactttataatATCATTTTTGCTAACTAATGAAAGAAATCTCAAACCTAAATCTGTAAATCATACACTGAACAACTTGTAGGTTGTTATAATACAAAGTTGGggcaaatatagacaaacccaatgCATTTGCTTTTCAATTAAAGGGGTTGTCCACTAACAAATCATATTTAAACTTTAGttctcaaagttcaatgcaaagggagacgtTAACTTTTACAGTTAGCTTAGCTAAGCCTACAGCGAaagaagtttggggactacaaaaaaaaaaaaaatacaaaaaaaacatctgGGCAAGTAAGATTGCAATCGCTTCAGGTTAAGCACATTCACCATGCACATACACTCTGCACAACAAAGaggcgtggccagaggtgctgtattgtagcagagaaagctaaaatggcatCCAAACgatgctatttccacagagctcattctgtttctgtatttgggcttccaaagagaaaagtgcttacagtttaattataattatgttacagagaattataaaaaaatatatagctagcatttgacaaaggacctcttccagttcagtgctggattcggctaaaagtTCCTCCAACCGATGAAGTTgtagattgtgagccacaacctgtaagtatctttatttgttaaaattgattaatACATGCAAATTTTCTAGCATTAAAGGTAGGTTGTAGTGAGGATGTGAACAACAGGAAATACTGTTTGGCATCACTAACAATTTATCTACAAATTCATATACATGTTAGCAGagtagcttatatatatatatatatatatatatatatatatatatatatatatatatatatatatatatatatatatgaaatcaaagtaagatatataaaaataacgggattttttacaaatgaagcatgagcacacaacgttttgcatcttataaacacaaccaagccttaaaaatacactgtggaccacccctttaaatttaAACGACCCATTTTAACCCAGtggttggtttgtttgtattttttccaAAGTAGGGttatgacaacccagcatttctttAGAGTGTGCAGAACAATGTTTCAGTTTGATCCAAACCAGTAACTCGTCTTTATAGACTAACGGTgtataatttaatttacaaaataaatgcaaacattcATTTAGCATTTTACAGTTGGACTAAGTCCATATTCAAGTGAATGTAGCTCTATAATTAGAATAATatgcaaaacataaaattaagCAATCTAgtcataaaaaacaaatataaccattctaaaatgaatgaagattaaaaataaaccaaaacttATAGGGCTGAAACAGACACACATTAGCTATGTCCACTTTCATGGATGGATGATGTTTTCAGCAATGCTCTGGTTTGACTAAATAGAGCACTTGAAAAGTTTTATTTCAAAACGGCAAAGAAAAATCCTGTTTTTCACATAATGCCCCCTTTAACAGGCTCGGCCACACAACTGCTTTCAATTTCCAACACAATGGTCACCATCAACTTCagaaacactgtaaataaataccaCAGCGACCAACACTGACAACCCAGAAAAAAGGATATTCCATATTGTCCCACACTGAATATCCAATCCAGCATTTGGTGCTCTGTATGAACACCAAACCTTACAACACACTGCCATTTGCATATGCGGATATATGCAAATGAATAACAACAAATTAAGTGTGAATGACCACTTAAACAAGTACTTCAACACGGATTGACCATAATAGAGAATCACACACTGACACTGTCAGCACCATCACACACTCGCTGACATGCACATCAAGGCTCCAACGCTGCCGAAAGGCTCCTTAGAGCAGAGATTCATTTAGAAGCATGAAAACAGCTAGACAAGTGATGGGCAGACACACaaatcacataaacacacacacacacacatacaagagGAACATACAGTAAGCCACTGACTAATCTGCCCTACCTTTCCCAGGCTGCTGGCAGATTTGGGCTGATGGTCCTTTTTCTCTTGCATCTCTCTTTCTCACTATTTCTGCTGCCGCTAACAGCACATGACAGTGTAAGCCCCCATTTCTCCCATCTCAAACACAATGCCCAGATATCTCTCTTCTCCCCCCACCACCCCCAGTAGGAGATTCAGCAGCTTAATCCACAAGCTTCCATGCTTGGCGATCTCAGCGCTGCTTTTCCACACTCCTTATCACTGCTTTACACCTAAACGCACATCCGTGGTCTCACTCTCCTCACTCCACCGGATCAAGTGCTTTCAGCACAGCGTGACTCATACAGTCGCCGTTGGCATATGTATATGTGCGTGAGCGTGTGCTTGTGTGGATGTGACAGAGGAAATGTGGGTCATTCATTGGATGCTTGTTTCTTAATATTTCAGTATAGGTTGAGCAGGGTTACACAACAAAGAAAGACTTTAAGATGATGTATGACGTTAAAATGGGTTATGTGCAGGGAAAAGTGACATCACGATGTACACACAATGTCTCAGACTTatcattaaaactaaaaaaatgagacaaaaatTATGAGCTTTTGTTTATAACTTAATATGCAagactttttgtttatttactacgCCACTGCCATTTAGGGGCTAAAAATGCATACATTAAAAACAGGTTTCTTAATGCATACATGCagtgtttttagtcatttttctAAATCTGTAAATGTAGATTAATTTAACAACACTGTTTTCAAATGcatcaatgtaaataaa is drawn from Danio rerio strain Tuebingen ecotype United States chromosome 6, GRCz12tu, whole genome shotgun sequence and contains these coding sequences:
- the slc25a38b gene encoding mitochondrial glycine transporter B isoform X1; the protein is MQEKKDHQPKSASSLGKAHPALKAFMCGSLSGTCSTLLFQPLDLVKTRLQTLQNNMHPGAPKVGMITVLFNVIRTEKLLGLWKGVSPSFMRCIPGVGIYFSTFYSLKQHYFQEGSPSAGEAVLLGAGARCVAGVAMLPFTVIKTRFESGRYNYISVAGALKSVCQNEGPKALYSGLTATLLRDAPFSGIYVMFYSQAKKALPQEISSSSIAPLVNFGCGVVAGILASLATQPADVIKTHMQVSPALYPKTSDAMRHVYVKHGLSGFFRGAVPRSLRRTLMAAMAWTVYEQLMARMGLKS
- the slc25a38b gene encoding mitochondrial glycine transporter B: MEVALAHPALKAFMCGSLSGTCSTLLFQPLDLVKTRLQTLQNNMHPGAPKVGMITVLFNVIRTEKLLGLWKGVSPSFMRCIPGVGIYFSTFYSLKQHYFQEGSPSAGEAVLLGAGARCVAGVAMLPFTVIKTRFESGRYNYISVAGALKSVCQNEGPKALYSGLTATLLRDAPFSGIYVMFYSQAKKALPQEISSSSIAPLVNFGCGVVAGILASLATQPADVIKTHMQVSPALYPKTSDAMRHVYVKHGLSGFFRGAVPRSLRRTLMAAMAWTVYEQLMARMGLKS